The following proteins are co-located in the Polystyrenella longa genome:
- the accB gene encoding acetyl-CoA carboxylase biotin carboxyl carrier protein encodes MSAEKSDQASTFDLEKFRELVELMEKHDLSDVSLKGENQHWRVKRGAEQVIPHYAMPQMPAAAPAPVAPAVPAGGSPAAAPEAANDPNVVDIVSPTVGTFYESPSPDDPAFVKVGSKVSADTTVCLIEAMKVFNQIQAEVSGTIVEVLVKSGDAIDFGQPLFKVKIS; translated from the coding sequence ATGTCTGCCGAAAAATCAGATCAGGCTTCAACGTTCGATCTGGAGAAGTTCCGCGAACTCGTTGAACTGATGGAAAAACACGACCTTTCAGACGTCAGTCTTAAGGGCGAAAACCAGCACTGGCGCGTTAAACGGGGAGCCGAGCAAGTCATCCCCCATTACGCAATGCCACAAATGCCAGCAGCAGCTCCGGCTCCGGTGGCTCCTGCCGTCCCCGCTGGAGGAAGCCCGGCCGCCGCACCGGAAGCGGCTAACGATCCTAACGTGGTCGACATCGTCTCACCCACCGTCGGAACCTTTTACGAATCACCCAGCCCCGACGACCCCGCCTTCGTCAAGGTTGGCTCGAAGGTCTCTGCCGACACGACGGTTTGCCTGATCGAGGCAATGAAAGTCTTCAACCAGATTCAGGCCGAAGTATCCGGCACGATTGTCGAAGTCCTGGTAAAAAGTGGAGACGCGATCGATTTCGGGCAGCCGCTCTTCAAAGTGAAAATCAGTTAA
- the accC gene encoding acetyl-CoA carboxylase biotin carboxylase subunit, which translates to MFQRILIANRGEIALRIIRTCREMGIETVAVYSEADRGAHYLELANEAYCIGPAAASESYLMINRIISAAEIGNVQAIHPGYGFLAENAHFAEVCRSCNIEFIGPPHEAMSQLGDKVSAREIAEKAKVNVVPGSDGLITSEKEAIEIAHKIGYPVLIKATAGGGGKGMRVAGNDIALKAGIKAASSEAEKAFSNAGVYLEKFIERPRHVEVQILADQHGNVLHLWERDCTMQRKHQKLVEESPAPNLPLAVREEMCKSAIRLIKTANYNNAGTVEFLVDKDNNFYFIEVNARIQVEHPVTEMVTGLDLIEQQIRVAAGEKLTIKQKQIPANGCAIELRINAEDPDNDFRGSPGKITKLRLPGGSGVRFDSHVYEGYTVSPYYDSLIGKLIIHKPTREQAINCMRRALEEIEVGGIKTTIPLAKKIFNNSEFVKGQVDTTFVERTW; encoded by the coding sequence ATGTTTCAGCGAATTCTGATCGCCAACCGTGGCGAAATTGCCTTGCGAATTATTCGCACCTGCCGCGAAATGGGCATCGAAACCGTCGCCGTCTACAGCGAAGCGGACCGGGGAGCGCATTATCTCGAGCTGGCAAACGAAGCCTACTGTATTGGCCCTGCCGCAGCGAGCGAGAGCTATCTGATGATCAATCGTATCATCAGCGCCGCTGAAATCGGAAACGTACAGGCGATTCATCCCGGATACGGTTTCCTCGCTGAGAACGCACATTTTGCGGAAGTTTGCCGCAGTTGTAACATCGAGTTCATCGGTCCACCACACGAAGCGATGTCTCAACTGGGGGACAAAGTCTCCGCCCGCGAAATCGCGGAAAAAGCCAAGGTTAATGTCGTTCCCGGTTCCGACGGACTGATCACTTCCGAGAAGGAAGCGATCGAAATTGCGCATAAAATCGGTTACCCAGTTCTTATCAAAGCAACCGCCGGTGGTGGTGGTAAAGGGATGCGGGTTGCCGGAAACGATATCGCTCTTAAGGCGGGTATCAAAGCCGCCTCGTCTGAAGCAGAAAAAGCGTTTTCCAACGCGGGTGTCTACCTCGAAAAATTCATCGAACGACCGCGACACGTCGAAGTTCAGATTCTGGCTGACCAGCACGGAAACGTATTGCACCTGTGGGAACGCGATTGCACGATGCAGCGGAAACACCAGAAACTGGTCGAAGAGAGCCCTGCCCCCAATCTTCCACTAGCCGTCCGCGAAGAAATGTGTAAGTCGGCGATCCGGTTGATCAAAACAGCCAACTACAACAATGCGGGAACAGTAGAATTCCTCGTCGACAAAGATAACAACTTCTACTTCATTGAAGTGAATGCCCGAATTCAGGTGGAACATCCCGTCACGGAAATGGTGACTGGTCTCGACTTGATCGAACAGCAGATTCGTGTGGCTGCCGGTGAAAAACTGACCATCAAACAGAAACAGATTCCGGCAAACGGATGTGCGATTGAACTGCGAATCAATGCCGAAGACCCCGACAACGACTTCCGTGGCTCGCCCGGTAAAATCACCAAACTTCGCCTTCCCGGCGGTTCGGGAGTTCGGTTTGATTCTCATGTCTATGAAGGCTATACGGTCAGCCCGTATTACGACTCTCTGATCGGGAAACTGATCATCCATAAGCCGACGCGAGAGCAGGCAATTAACTGTATGCGGCGAGCCCTCGAAGAAATCGAAGTGGGTGGAATTAAAACGACCATTCCTCTC
- a CDS encoding M24 family metallopeptidase gives MSSQSQARRKRLLRLLKKKQLGAILVSNPVNVSYLTGFTGDDSMLLLSSKRAILISDSRFETQISQECPDLDAEIRSSGQSMYQILSRLLSKMDVSEIGFEASNTTYSMWQQINSEVSNVTLTGTTGLVEELRQIKDAGEITELREAIQQAEKGFAVLQASLVPDMTEQEAAHELEHIMRRFGAKGASFEIIVAVGTRAALPHARPTTRKLGEAGFVLIDWGATNQAGYNSDLTRVLWTGRLTPKLTKIYNVTLEAQQKAIEAIRPGISCRELDNIARSSIEKAGYGKKFGHGLGHGIGLDIHEAPRVGPSSETVLEPGMVITVEPGIYLPEWGGVRIEDDVLVTKEGYEVLTSVPKDLEISRWG, from the coding sequence ATGTCCTCACAGTCTCAGGCTCGACGCAAGCGGTTATTACGGCTCTTAAAAAAGAAGCAACTGGGTGCCATTCTCGTTTCCAACCCCGTCAACGTCAGCTACTTGACCGGTTTCACCGGCGACGACAGCATGTTGCTACTCAGCTCAAAACGAGCCATCCTGATTAGTGACAGCCGATTTGAAACGCAGATTAGTCAGGAATGCCCCGATCTGGATGCCGAAATCCGATCATCGGGTCAGTCGATGTACCAGATTCTCAGCCGCCTGCTCAGTAAAATGGATGTGAGTGAAATCGGATTCGAGGCATCCAACACCACATACTCCATGTGGCAACAAATCAATTCCGAAGTTTCTAACGTCACGCTGACGGGAACAACCGGACTGGTAGAAGAATTACGACAAATCAAAGACGCGGGAGAAATCACCGAGTTGCGGGAAGCAATCCAGCAGGCGGAAAAAGGGTTCGCCGTGTTGCAGGCGAGTCTTGTCCCGGACATGACAGAGCAGGAAGCCGCCCATGAATTGGAACACATTATGCGGCGATTTGGAGCCAAGGGGGCCAGTTTCGAAATTATTGTTGCCGTGGGCACTCGGGCCGCCCTCCCACACGCTCGTCCCACCACCCGGAAGCTGGGAGAGGCCGGATTTGTCCTCATCGACTGGGGCGCCACCAACCAGGCGGGTTATAACAGTGACTTGACCCGGGTTCTCTGGACCGGTAGGCTCACTCCCAAACTCACTAAAATCTACAATGTCACACTGGAAGCTCAGCAGAAGGCGATCGAAGCGATTCGCCCCGGAATTTCCTGCCGCGAACTGGACAATATCGCCAGAAGTTCTATTGAGAAAGCAGGTTACGGCAAAAAGTTTGGACATGGACTTGGCCACGGAATCGGACTGGATATCCACGAGGCGCCCCGTGTCGGTCCCAGTTCGGAGACTGTTCTCGAACCGGGGATGGTCATCACGGTTGAACCCGGCATTTATCTTCCTGAATGGGGCGGTGTTCGCATCGAGGACGATGTCCTGGTGACCAAAGAGGGTTACGAAGTACTGACTTCTGTCCCGAAAGATTTGGAAATATCCCGCTGGGGCTGA